In a genomic window of Numenius arquata chromosome 5, bNumArq3.hap1.1, whole genome shotgun sequence:
- the LOC141465114 gene encoding uncharacterized protein, which yields MITQTPTKIHLSIGDYTEIACTWEKKSVERYRVSWHLVNRENITKTISSELFYVSNVTCESKDVLVIKSANVNDTGFYYCEIIIEIPFCKKVCGNGTTVIVEEKETHSLKKRDLAIWAIVPFLVAVGSLCLCYKKKQHSKLSGSAQFPVLAGRHQEEQMLEIAELRVRNESTNEAAEENSSCNSTEWAVSTLYESLDSFLNESRGKDDKSTATIISSAADEQIPQTGAAEKSRTSARQGSAIYFDIQN from the exons ATGATCACCCAAACACCAACAAAAATACATCTATCAATTGGAGACTACACTGAAATCGCCtgtacttgggaaaaaaaatctgttgagagGTATAGAGTAAGCTGGCATCTTGTTAATAGAGAGAACATCACCAAAACTATATCATCAGAACTTTTCTATGTATCCAATGTCACCTGTGAAAGCAAGGATGTGCTAGTGATAAAATCTGCCAATGTAAATGACACTGGATTTTACTACTGTGAGATAATTATTGAAATACCTTTCTGTAAGAAAGTATGTGGAAATGGGACAACAGTGATTGTTGAAGAGAAAG AAACTCACTCATTGAAAAAGAGAGATTTGGCAATATGGGCCATCGTTCCTTTCTTAGTGGCAGTGGGAAGCTTGTGTCTTTGCTACAAAAAGAAACAGCACTCTAAGCTTTCTG GTTCTGCACAGTTTCCTGTGCTGGCAGGAAGGCATCAGGAGGAGCAGATGCTCGAAATTGCAGAACTGCGTGTGAGAAATGAATCCACCAACGAAGCAGCTGAGGAAAACTCATCATGTAATTCCACTGAATGG GCTGTGTCTACGCTTTATGAATCACTTGACTCTTTTCTGAATGAATCAAGAGGGAAAGATGACAAATCCACCGCGACTATTATATCTAGTGCAGCAGATGAGCAAATCCCACAAACTGGGGCAGCTGAGAAGTCTAGAACAAGTGCAAGACAAGGATCCGCCATCTATTTTGACATTCAGAACTAA